One window from the genome of Ignavibacteria bacterium encodes:
- a CDS encoding methyl-accepting chemotaxis protein: MLSWFNKLKLGTKISLGYAIVILIMLISSILNYSYMQSLEDINVVRKNANEMIFLGDEAFNSYLASKATHLQYLVGMKEESLLRYNEAEKSFRENVQKMDESSDEKKDNHERLKQVIKLFEEEVLFNNATIALVKKGDQEKAMKAEAESISKSFTANIKSLFKQIEGEERKALEALRERRDAVMNTLIFTSLAGATVAIITAILLAIFITRSVVSTVGSAISAIAATSSEMAATINEHEKVASQQAASVNETTSTMNELDVTFSQTAGKVGETAESANKASDIADDGAKTVQLSMNTMAVLKDKVASVAEQILRLSEQTNQISSITGLVSDLANQTNLLALNAAVEAARAGEHGKGFAVVASEIRKLADQSKKSAEKINTVVADIQKATNSTVMATEEGTKNVDLSINAARKTAEAFNELASFISTTFDMSQQTVFTVKQQVAAVKQVVEAMNAINAGVKETASGLSQTRVGIQKLNETATALKSLV; encoded by the coding sequence ATGCTAAGTTGGTTCAATAAACTCAAATTAGGCACAAAAATCAGCCTCGGCTATGCAATTGTAATACTCATCATGCTCATCAGTTCCATTCTCAATTACAGTTACATGCAAAGTCTTGAGGATATAAATGTCGTCCGCAAAAATGCAAATGAAATGATATTCCTCGGAGACGAAGCATTTAACAGCTATCTGGCTTCAAAAGCAACTCATCTTCAGTATCTTGTGGGAATGAAAGAGGAGTCATTATTGAGATACAATGAGGCGGAAAAAAGTTTTAGAGAAAATGTACAGAAAATGGATGAATCGTCAGATGAAAAGAAAGACAACCACGAGAGACTTAAACAAGTCATAAAACTTTTTGAGGAGGAGGTACTTTTTAACAATGCAACCATTGCCCTTGTCAAAAAAGGTGACCAGGAGAAAGCCATGAAAGCTGAGGCTGAGAGTATTTCCAAATCCTTTACTGCAAATATAAAATCACTGTTCAAACAGATCGAAGGTGAAGAGCGGAAGGCTCTCGAGGCTTTAAGAGAGAGAAGAGACGCGGTGATGAATACACTGATTTTTACATCTCTTGCCGGCGCCACCGTGGCTATTATAACTGCAATTCTGCTCGCCATATTCATCACCAGAAGCGTGGTTTCCACAGTAGGTTCTGCCATTTCCGCCATTGCCGCCACATCTTCCGAGATGGCAGCCACCATTAATGAACACGAAAAAGTTGCATCACAGCAGGCAGCTTCTGTAAACGAAACCACTTCAACCATGAACGAGCTTGATGTCACTTTCAGCCAGACTGCGGGTAAAGTTGGTGAAACAGCAGAATCAGCAAACAAGGCATCAGATATCGCCGATGACGGCGCAAAAACTGTTCAACTCAGTATGAACACCATGGCGGTTCTCAAAGATAAAGTTGCTTCAGTTGCCGAACAGATTCTGAGACTGAGTGAACAAACAAACCAGATTAGCTCAATTACCGGGCTTGTCTCCGATCTAGCCAACCAGACTAACCTCCTCGCCCTAAATGCTGCTGTGGAAGCTGCCAGAGCCGGTGAACACGGCAAAGGCTTTGCAGTGGTTGCCTCGGAAATCAGAAAGCTCGCTGACCAAAGCAAAAAGTCAGCCGAAAAGATTAATACAGTTGTGGCTGATATTCAAAAAGCCACCAATTCAACAGTGATGGCTACAGAAGAGGGCACAAAGAATGTTGACCTAAGCATTAATGCTGCAAGAAAAACAGCCGAAGCGTTCAATGAACTTGCATCATTCATCTCAACCACTTTCGATATGTCGCAACAAACTGTGTTTACTGTAAAACAACAGGTGGCGGCAGTAAAACAGGTTGTTGAAGCCATGAATGCCATCAACGCCGGTGTTAAAGAGACTGCCTCGGGTCTGTCGCAAACCAGAGTGGGTATCCAAAAGTTGAATGAAACTGCGACTGCTCTTAAATCACTTGTATGA
- a CDS encoding hybrid sensor histidine kinase/response regulator, with translation MISDPELRGIFKIEFEESIQILNSELLKLEANVFDFDALSKLMRVAHSMKGGARMIGLTGVVTLAHFFEDMLGAVKKENTELKRADFDRMYKALDVIKSLVNEAVTGEPCNFDVEAVTSAILNADTTPPAEKETPVKQIEMVPSEPEPESASLQPDIQTSVSDAPVESLKSFAIDTIRVAASKLDTLMNLSGELTVSKIQLALRLGKIDNLGALLEESIRDLRTIEQTVAPLKKDFKHAHSDIITTVNKLRNRFDAASVEIGGFREGLSEDNSRLNFVSYEFEEVIKNLRMLQLSNIFNLYPRMVRDIAGELNKEVNFIVEGAGITADKKILEEMRDPLMHMIRNSIDHGIELPATRLKAGKPRHGTIKLTALHSASTITIVLEDDGNGLDDKSILETAIKKKLITKEEAGNLSPAQIHNLIFSPGFSTSKMITDVSGRGVGMEVVRANVSKLKGRINIESEKGEGTKFIIDLPLTLATLRVMTVSVNDVIFAIPIDYIDTSVLVQKSDVFSMEGRDTIVFQNEPVSIVTLESLLELHPNKSDDNRSNTSSYQCIIISSMGEKAGFIVDSLIDEQEVLVKPLGIMLQKVRNVSGSTILGTGDVCIILNPQDLVRSVKTKSHSGVESTIIEGATADKKRILLVEDSITTRTQEKRILEGAGYEVIVAVDGLDGFAKLTSNEIDAVVSDIEMPNMDGLSFTEKIRQNKRYTSLPIILVTSLSSDEQKKKGLECGANAYLTKSGFDQRFLIETIQRLL, from the coding sequence GTGATTTCCGATCCCGAGCTTAGAGGCATTTTCAAAATCGAATTTGAAGAAAGCATTCAAATCCTGAACAGCGAACTCCTGAAGCTGGAAGCCAATGTATTCGATTTTGATGCCCTGTCCAAACTGATGAGAGTAGCCCACAGCATGAAAGGTGGAGCAAGGATGATCGGACTCACCGGTGTGGTAACCCTTGCTCATTTCTTTGAAGATATGCTCGGAGCAGTAAAAAAAGAAAATACGGAGCTTAAAAGAGCAGATTTCGACAGGATGTATAAGGCACTTGATGTAATAAAAAGCCTTGTGAATGAGGCCGTCACCGGCGAACCTTGTAATTTTGATGTGGAGGCGGTAACCTCGGCGATTCTAAATGCGGATACAACTCCTCCGGCGGAAAAAGAGACACCTGTTAAGCAGATTGAGATGGTGCCTTCGGAACCTGAGCCGGAATCTGCATCTTTACAACCTGATATTCAGACTTCCGTTTCGGATGCCCCCGTTGAGTCTCTAAAATCTTTTGCCATAGATACAATAAGAGTTGCTGCTTCGAAACTTGATACCCTCATGAATCTCTCAGGCGAACTCACAGTTTCCAAAATCCAGCTTGCCCTAAGACTGGGAAAGATTGACAACCTTGGCGCTCTCCTCGAAGAATCCATTCGAGACCTTCGCACGATCGAACAAACCGTTGCTCCTCTTAAAAAAGATTTCAAACATGCTCATTCCGATATAATCACAACTGTAAACAAACTAAGGAACAGATTTGACGCCGCTTCTGTGGAAATTGGTGGTTTCCGGGAAGGACTCTCTGAAGATAATTCGCGTCTGAATTTTGTCTCTTACGAATTCGAGGAGGTAATCAAAAACCTCCGAATGCTGCAGCTCTCGAACATTTTTAATCTCTATCCCCGTATGGTAAGGGATATCGCCGGTGAATTAAACAAAGAAGTCAATTTTATTGTGGAGGGTGCCGGAATCACAGCCGACAAAAAAATCCTCGAAGAGATGAGGGATCCCCTGATGCATATGATAAGGAATTCCATTGATCATGGCATTGAATTGCCCGCGACAAGATTGAAAGCCGGCAAGCCCCGCCACGGCACTATAAAACTTACGGCACTCCATTCAGCTTCGACTATTACAATAGTTCTTGAGGATGACGGCAACGGTCTGGATGATAAATCCATTCTGGAGACGGCGATAAAGAAAAAGCTGATCACCAAGGAAGAAGCGGGCAATCTCTCCCCTGCTCAAATTCACAACCTGATTTTTAGTCCGGGATTTTCGACTTCAAAAATGATCACCGATGTCTCGGGAAGAGGCGTCGGCATGGAAGTGGTGAGGGCAAATGTCAGTAAACTCAAGGGGAGAATAAACATTGAATCTGAAAAAGGGGAAGGGACGAAATTCATTATTGATCTCCCCCTGACTCTTGCAACTCTCAGGGTGATGACCGTGAGTGTGAATGATGTAATCTTTGCAATCCCTATCGACTATATAGATACATCTGTGCTCGTACAGAAATCTGATGTTTTCTCAATGGAAGGGAGGGATACAATTGTTTTTCAGAATGAGCCGGTCTCCATCGTCACTCTCGAATCCCTGTTGGAACTGCACCCGAATAAAAGTGATGATAACAGGTCTAACACCTCTTCATACCAGTGCATAATTATCTCATCAATGGGAGAAAAAGCCGGTTTCATCGTTGATTCTCTGATTGACGAGCAGGAAGTGCTTGTGAAACCTCTCGGCATCATGCTCCAAAAAGTAAGGAATGTCTCCGGGTCAACCATTCTCGGAACGGGAGATGTATGCATTATTCTGAATCCGCAGGATCTTGTGCGATCAGTAAAAACCAAAAGTCACAGTGGAGTCGAATCTACCATTATTGAAGGCGCAACCGCCGACAAAAAAAGAATTTTACTCGTTGAAGACTCAATAACCACCCGCACTCAGGAAAAACGAATACTTGAGGGTGCCGGATATGAAGTGATAGTTGCCGTTGACGGTCTAGATGGATTTGCAAAATTGACTTCAAATGAGATAGATGCGGTGGTTTCTGATATCGAAATGCCAAACATGGATGGTCTGTCGTTCACTGAAAAAATCAGACAAAATAAAAGGTATACCTCCTTGCCGATAATTCTGGTTACATCGCTGTCCTCGGATGAACAAAAGAAGAAAGGGCTGGAATGTGGCGCAAATGCCTACCTTACCAAATCAGGGTTCGATCAAAGATTTCTGATTGAAACAATTCAAAGGCTTCTGTAA
- the cheB gene encoding chemotaxis-specific protein-glutamate methyltransferase CheB produces the protein MNGKNNPVRVLLVDDSLVVLHILKKLLAQYPEVELVGTFTNGLEALAAIPVLNPDVICTDYHMPAINGHELIMEIMERHPKPILVISSSVQSTGDEETIFTLLDAGAVDVFPKPAIQVEDEFRKSAAALVKKITLLSGVHTFKRRRKNGAHSGVIEGVENTNLNIKNTFKIVGIGASTGGPQVLAEIFQRLKPGFPDPIVCVQHISEGFIQGLVEWLDKASPLTVKFAENGDIPKPGHIYFPPEDTHLKFDSGGRFVISKDPPKNGHRPSVDETFSSIALNFGKNSLAILLTGMGADGADGLLQIKKSGGYTIAQNERSCVVYGMPKVAAEIGAAKLLLSPEDIVRLLNNFSN, from the coding sequence ATGAACGGGAAAAATAACCCAGTAAGAGTTTTACTTGTTGACGACTCACTCGTTGTACTCCATATCCTGAAAAAATTGCTCGCTCAGTATCCTGAAGTCGAGCTAGTTGGCACTTTTACAAATGGACTTGAAGCGCTTGCTGCCATACCGGTTTTGAATCCTGATGTAATTTGCACCGACTACCACATGCCGGCAATTAATGGCCACGAACTGATTATGGAGATCATGGAAAGGCACCCGAAGCCAATTCTGGTGATCAGTTCTTCAGTTCAATCGACAGGCGATGAAGAAACTATTTTCACGCTGCTTGATGCAGGCGCTGTGGATGTCTTCCCCAAACCGGCAATCCAGGTTGAGGATGAATTCAGGAAATCAGCCGCCGCTCTCGTAAAAAAAATCACTCTCCTCTCAGGAGTACATACTTTTAAGCGGAGAAGAAAAAACGGTGCTCATTCCGGGGTGATTGAGGGTGTGGAGAACACAAATCTTAACATAAAAAACACTTTCAAAATAGTTGGAATTGGGGCATCCACCGGCGGTCCCCAAGTGCTGGCTGAAATATTTCAAAGACTAAAACCGGGGTTCCCCGACCCGATAGTCTGTGTCCAACACATCAGTGAGGGTTTTATTCAAGGGCTGGTCGAGTGGCTTGACAAGGCCTCTCCTCTTACCGTAAAGTTTGCAGAAAATGGTGATATCCCTAAACCGGGACATATTTACTTCCCCCCCGAGGATACACATCTGAAATTCGACAGTGGTGGCAGATTCGTCATTTCCAAGGATCCACCGAAAAACGGTCATCGTCCTTCTGTAGATGAGACTTTTTCTTCAATTGCTCTGAATTTTGGAAAAAACTCATTAGCCATTCTTCTTACCGGTATGGGTGCAGACGGAGCAGACGGGCTGCTTCAGATTAAAAAATCAGGCGGGTACACAATTGCTCAAAACGAGAGAAGTTGTGTTGTCTATGGCATGCCAAAAGTGGCTGCCGAGATTGGTGCTGCAAAATTGTTGCTGTCGCCTGAGGATATTGTCAGATTATTGAATAACTTTAGCAATTAA
- a CDS encoding response regulator: MSQEKLRILLVEDSAIAARLITLLIREGMPDDNYNLHSASNLTDAIELTKSENIQIVLLDLGLPESQGLETFKTFFARYPYIPVIVLTGNEDKSLALKAVREGAQDYLVKGEVHSSLLTRSIFYALERGRLQYEKMLNQEKLKKYSEELEVLNATKDKFFSIIAHDLKSPFNSFLGITELLAEDIDIMDRAQIKAFVLDMNRSAHNQFKLLENLLAWAQVQRGSMVFSPAELDFFHVVNDVFSLYSDNAAGKKLKLTNEGSPGKKVFADHNMLYLLLRNLVYNAIKFTPEGGEIRVGASDLPGFIEVYVADNGVGISPKSLAGLFRIDKQNTTLGTNKEKGTGLGLVLCKDMIEKNGGQIRVESTPGMGTTFFFTLPQ, from the coding sequence ATGTCACAGGAAAAGTTAAGGATTCTTCTCGTAGAAGACAGTGCTATTGCAGCCAGATTGATCACACTTCTTATCAGAGAGGGAATGCCCGATGATAACTATAATTTACATTCAGCCTCAAACCTTACTGATGCCATCGAGCTTACAAAAAGTGAAAACATTCAGATAGTTCTTCTCGATCTTGGCCTTCCTGAAAGTCAGGGCCTTGAAACCTTTAAAACATTCTTTGCCAGATATCCCTACATTCCCGTTATTGTACTTACCGGCAATGAGGACAAGTCGCTTGCTCTTAAAGCTGTTCGTGAAGGAGCACAGGACTATCTCGTCAAAGGTGAAGTACACAGCAGCCTCCTCACAAGATCTATCTTTTATGCACTCGAGAGAGGAAGACTGCAATATGAAAAAATGCTTAACCAGGAAAAACTGAAAAAATATTCGGAAGAGCTGGAAGTATTGAATGCCACAAAAGATAAATTTTTCTCCATCATCGCCCATGATCTGAAAAGCCCCTTCAACTCTTTCCTCGGAATTACTGAATTGCTGGCAGAGGACATAGATATCATGGACAGGGCACAAATCAAGGCTTTCGTCCTCGATATGAACAGATCGGCTCACAATCAGTTCAAACTTCTGGAAAATCTCCTTGCCTGGGCTCAGGTTCAGCGAGGTTCCATGGTTTTCTCCCCTGCCGAGCTCGATTTTTTTCATGTGGTGAACGATGTTTTTTCCCTCTATTCTGATAATGCAGCCGGGAAAAAACTTAAACTTACCAACGAGGGCTCACCCGGGAAGAAAGTTTTTGCCGATCACAACATGCTTTACCTGCTCCTCAGGAACCTTGTTTATAACGCGATCAAGTTTACTCCGGAGGGAGGAGAAATCAGAGTTGGGGCATCAGATCTCCCGGGATTTATCGAAGTTTATGTCGCCGACAACGGAGTGGGTATAAGCCCCAAATCGCTCGCAGGGCTTTTCAGAATAGATAAACAAAATACCACCCTCGGCACCAACAAGGAAAAAGGTACCGGGCTTGGTCTCGTATTGTGTAAAGACATGATCGAGAAAAACGGCGGTCAGATTAGAGTGGAATCAACCCCCGGTATGGGAACAACTTTCTTTTTTACTCTGCCACAATGA
- a CDS encoding alpha/beta hydrolase, with product MTDGYYVTPDNTPLFYSVAGQGDRWVILLHGGLGDSREMIPVVTALDLTEYKLVLLDFRGHGKSFHGKLPLNYDLYATDVLGLMDYLDIEEASIVGYSDGAITALVVAYSEPDRITRVVSIAPDTGIEGWRDDVNLDQVFPQIALDDEMVQDYEGMSPEPEKFYLLLNRVKILWESPSHIDRERLGEIKALCWIVGSDSDEFIKEEDLKLIARSIPFSFLHSFSNLKHGELTPALAKLTDGNMHILTEMLEG from the coding sequence ATGACTGACGGCTACTATGTAACTCCTGACAACACTCCCCTTTTCTACTCGGTGGCGGGTCAAGGTGACCGTTGGGTAATCCTTCTTCATGGCGGGCTGGGTGACAGCAGAGAGATGATCCCGGTCGTCACTGCTCTCGATCTAACTGAGTATAAACTGGTACTGCTCGACTTCAGAGGACATGGCAAATCGTTTCATGGCAAACTGCCTCTGAACTATGACCTCTATGCGACTGATGTGCTGGGACTGATGGATTATCTCGATATCGAAGAGGCATCGATTGTGGGTTACAGTGATGGTGCAATAACAGCTCTCGTGGTCGCTTACTCCGAACCTGACAGGATAACAAGGGTTGTGTCAATTGCACCTGATACAGGCATCGAGGGCTGGAGGGATGATGTTAACCTCGATCAGGTTTTTCCGCAAATTGCGCTTGATGACGAAATGGTTCAGGACTACGAAGGCATGTCTCCTGAGCCGGAGAAATTCTATTTGCTTCTCAACCGGGTAAAAATACTGTGGGAGTCTCCCTCACATATCGACAGGGAGAGGTTGGGAGAGATAAAAGCCCTTTGTTGGATTGTCGGAAGTGATTCTGATGAATTTATCAAGGAGGAGGATCTAAAACTTATTGCCCGTTCTATTCCATTTTCTTTTTTGCACTCCTTCTCGAACTTAAAACACGGTGAGCTTACACCAGCTTTGGCAAAGCTCACCGATGGTAATATGCATATTCTGACTGAGATGCTGGAAGGTTAG
- a CDS encoding C69 family dipeptidase, protein MKRFSSFLFLSFVILTTASIACTNFIVTKGASVDGSTMITYTADSYMMYGELYHFPAAKYPEGAMLEVFEWDTGKLLGKIKQVRETYNVTGNMNEHQLAIGETTFGGRGELTNPKGIIDYGSLIYITLQRAKTAREAIKIMAQLVEEYGYYSSGESFSIADPNEAWILEMIGKGPGVKGANWVAVRIPDGYVSGHANQARITKFPLNDPDNCLYSKDVISFAREKGYFSGKDEDFDFAAAYSPLDFGAIRFCDGRVWSLFRRCNSTMDKYLSYIKGENLERMPLYVKPDKKLSVQDVMGLMRDHYNGTELDMTTGVGAGPYGNPMRARPLTWKYNGEEYFNERPISTPQTGWSFISQSRSHLPNEVGGLLWFGMDDTYTTVWFPVYAAVTDVPENYRKGLGSLSHFTWESAFWVFNAVANFAYPRYNVVIDDIKTVQNQLEGQFLLRQKEVEEKATKLLSSSRAECLLFLTNYTKESGKTVYNTWKKLSEDLLLRYMDGVKKNEYFKTVNIGYPDDFKKQIVNESGDKLKVKKLPGEKEASIGDHINNAKDLIKKKDYVSAKSELESLLKLDPGNSWATAELKKVNDLLRAIEDLHNKNFGMQ, encoded by the coding sequence ATGAAGAGATTTTCATCGTTTCTGTTCCTTTCTTTTGTAATTCTAACCACCGCATCCATTGCCTGTACTAATTTTATTGTAACAAAAGGTGCATCGGTCGACGGTTCGACCATGATAACCTACACAGCGGATTCATACATGATGTATGGTGAACTTTATCACTTCCCTGCAGCAAAATATCCTGAAGGCGCAATGCTCGAAGTTTTTGAATGGGATACGGGCAAGCTTCTCGGAAAAATAAAACAGGTCCGTGAGACTTATAATGTTACAGGTAACATGAACGAACATCAGCTCGCCATTGGTGAAACCACTTTTGGCGGCAGAGGTGAACTTACCAACCCGAAAGGGATTATTGACTACGGAAGTTTGATCTATATAACCCTTCAAAGGGCAAAAACCGCCCGCGAAGCGATAAAGATAATGGCTCAACTGGTAGAAGAGTACGGCTACTACAGTTCGGGTGAATCATTCTCGATAGCAGACCCTAATGAAGCCTGGATTTTGGAGATGATCGGAAAGGGACCCGGAGTAAAGGGAGCCAACTGGGTTGCAGTAAGAATTCCCGACGGATATGTTTCAGGGCATGCAAACCAGGCAAGGATTACAAAATTCCCCTTGAATGACCCGGATAACTGTCTCTACTCGAAAGATGTAATTTCCTTTGCGAGAGAAAAAGGATACTTTTCGGGAAAGGACGAAGATTTTGACTTCGCCGCCGCGTACTCACCACTTGACTTTGGAGCAATCAGATTTTGTGACGGAAGGGTGTGGTCACTTTTCAGACGCTGCAATTCGACCATGGACAAGTATCTCTCATACATTAAAGGGGAGAATCTCGAGAGAATGCCCCTTTATGTGAAGCCTGACAAAAAGCTGTCTGTTCAGGATGTGATGGGCTTGATGCGTGATCACTACAACGGAACAGAGCTCGACATGACAACGGGCGTCGGAGCCGGACCTTATGGTAACCCTATGAGAGCCCGTCCTCTTACTTGGAAGTATAACGGAGAAGAGTATTTTAACGAAAGACCTATTTCCACACCTCAGACAGGCTGGTCGTTTATCAGCCAGTCACGCAGTCACCTGCCAAATGAGGTTGGCGGACTCCTTTGGTTCGGAATGGATGACACCTATACCACAGTCTGGTTCCCTGTATATGCAGCAGTAACTGATGTACCTGAAAACTACAGGAAGGGACTCGGGTCATTATCACATTTCACCTGGGAATCGGCATTTTGGGTGTTCAATGCGGTGGCGAATTTCGCATATCCGCGATACAATGTCGTAATAGATGATATCAAGACAGTTCAAAACCAACTCGAGGGGCAGTTCCTGCTCCGCCAAAAAGAGGTAGAGGAAAAAGCGACAAAACTTCTTTCTTCATCGAGAGCTGAATGTCTTCTCTTCCTCACCAATTATACCAAGGAATCGGGGAAAACAGTATATAACACCTGGAAAAAACTAAGTGAGGATCTTCTGCTTAGATATATGGATGGCGTAAAGAAAAATGAATACTTCAAGACAGTAAACATTGGCTATCCGGATGATTTCAAAAAGCAGATAGTTAACGAGAGCGGAGACAAGCTTAAAGTGAAGAAACTCCCCGGTGAGAAAGAAGCTTCAATCGGAGATCATATCAATAATGCGAAGGATTTGATCAAGAAGAAAGATTATGTTTCGGCAAAGTCCGAGCTTGAGTCGCTTTTGAAACTTGATCCGGGCAATTCATGGGCAACCGCGGAACTGAAGAAAGTAAATGATCTGCTAAGAGCAATCGAAGACCTGCACAACAAAAATTTCGGGATGCAGTAA
- a CDS encoding DUF1569 domain-containing protein, whose amino-acid sequence MKNLLNMEDNKEMVRRISAVSISNRPLWGKMNVSEMLVHLADQIRIGLGTKETKFVGNAISTSIAKYAVLLGVPAPKGKVNTVPELKQGAGGSKTVGFDQDKKTLIDMVNDFSKSYGADTFREHPYFGNLSKKQWGRLAYIHINHHLKQFGR is encoded by the coding sequence ATGAAGAATTTACTGAACATGGAAGACAACAAAGAAATGGTCAGAAGGATATCTGCAGTTTCAATCAGCAACAGGCCATTATGGGGAAAGATGAATGTATCTGAAATGCTTGTACATCTTGCAGACCAGATCAGGATAGGGCTTGGCACAAAAGAAACAAAATTTGTCGGAAACGCAATTTCAACTTCCATCGCTAAATATGCAGTACTTCTCGGAGTACCGGCACCCAAAGGGAAGGTTAATACGGTTCCCGAATTGAAACAAGGTGCCGGAGGCAGCAAAACTGTTGGTTTTGACCAGGATAAAAAGACCCTTATCGATATGGTAAACGATTTTTCAAAAAGTTACGGAGCGGACACCTTTAGAGAACACCCGTATTTTGGCAACCTTTCAAAAAAACAATGGGGCAGGCTGGCATATATTCACATTAATCACCACCTCAAACAATTTGGAAGGTAA